The DNA region GCCAAGACTAGGCAAATGACAAGTGGAAAACGATCAAAATATGGATTTCTGCAAGTTTTTAGCTTGGCTTCTACTTTTTGCTTGAGATTAATGTCGAAAAAATTAGAATAGAAATTAGAGCATCATTCATAATctttgtcaagttacaactatCAGCTATCCTGGTTTGGTGTCTGACTGGAGGCTTGGAGCTACTAAAGGGCATCAAGAAATTTGTTATCACAACCTAAGAATAAGATGATCACTACTCTTTAAATGAGATCGTAGTTTGTCATATATCTTAGAAACTTCACTATGTGCTAACCAAATCCAAAGGACAATGAGaaaatccataaatgtttcaaCTTTGTTTACTCTAGCACCTTTAGATCTCTGATAAACTGATTCAAATGATATAGGATTGTAATTGGGCCCCAGGCATCGGCTAAAGGATTTTCCATCTTGTCTTAAGTATTAGAGTGATTACAAAATTGTAAAGTACACCAAATGAGTACGACATTGAAAACATTTGCTTTTGTGTGTGTAAGAACTGCAGTATGTACATAGAACACAGAATAATTGAGAAGGCATCATAAGACATAGAAACTGTCATGAGCTCCCATGACGAgaatacaaaaaagaaaaacagaatGCAGTTTAAGCATGGAGTTTGTCAAAGTGTTCTTGCACGAGAAGCTTTTAGCTTGGTTTTATTAAAGAAAAGGCATAAGATTATCAGAGTTTAGTACCGTGAATTATACTCATATATGAATGAAAATGCTGTAAACTGGAGCTTTCATTTCGACACAGTGAGTTTGGATATCTGACTTCTATTAACGGAATTCCACGCAGTCCttctacaacaacatacccagtgtaatcccacaagtgggtctggggagggtagagtgtacgcagaccttacctctaccttgagaggtagagaggctgtttccgaaagacctgCGGCTCAAGAAAAAACATGACAAAAAGCAGTCCTCCTAATAGTagaagtttatttttatttatcttgCCACCAAAGAATAATCTTCTCTAATAAATCATTTACTTAGGGTTAACAGAAACGATAACAGTTGAAAGATCAAGGCAAGAAAATCTCTTGATAGCAGAAGGAGAAAGCAAATACTGATTTGAAGGCTTCAAAGATGGGGGAGAAAAACTAGTAGGATAAACAATTACCAGGCATAAAAACGTCACTAACTAACCTCTACATTTTGAAGCTTCGCCTCTAACTTCAATTGATTCTCCTGCTTCTTCTGCTTAAGATGCCCTTCCATTACCATATGGGCACGGCGAGCTCTAATCTCAGTTTGCATCGTGTTCCATGAACGGATATAGTTCAAAGCTGATGAAGCTTGTTTTTTCACTGAAGGACGTTGTGTCAGGGACTGTAACCTTGTATTTCCTTTCAGTCGACGTAAAGTTTTCCTAGCCTGCAAACGGAGAAAACTCTATTCAACCTAAAGAGAAGAGTTGAAGCACTTTTTTTGGTTGGTTCAGACAAAAGTAAAACAATATCGTCATGCAAGATAAGATAAAATGACAGCAATAAGAACCTGGAACAAGAGCACCTAAGCATCAATTATGCACAGCATTATTTAAACAACTGCCTTACCGTGGTCGTCCAGGAGTTTTACGCATCACAGCAGTAAAATAGAGGTTTTCCCTGATTAATCAGAGTTGGTTTCTTTTGGTTACAAAggtttgaaaaataatattgGCTTGAGATGAGTTTAAATGGAGTAACACCCTCAATGAGGATTTACATAACCGACCcaactagtttgggattgaggcgCAGTAATAGTTGTTGTTACAAAAGTTTGAAAGATACACTCCCACGCTTATTTGTTACTCCCTGGGCTCCACTTTGTTTGAcactatttccttattagttcatTCCGAAAAGATTGGCACAacaaatgttatggcatatttaagaccacaagttttaaaagtcttccttcatctattaaactttgtgccaagtcaaactagGCCAAACAAAGTGAAACTGAGGGAGTGTAATTTATCAGCTGACTAAAGGGATCTTTGGTCTAAAAGTCCAACATCTAGCTGAGACACCGTGAAGGGCACAATTTTATAGCCCTTTATTTAGAGAAAAGAATACAGTACATATAGAGCAGTTCTTCACATAGCAATCCCAACCTAAGAGGTCTCTCACTGCatattttgaggttatagaaacgCTCATCTGACATCGATGGTTCCCTTTGTGCTAAATAAAACAATAAGTGGCACGATAtacgattttttttaattcaagtaATATTAAAGGATTTCACTAGATAAAAGAGTGATCAAACAAGTGCAGTGGCATTACAGAAAAGATACCCAAACCATTATGCTGGAAAGGTAcatctcttctttctttttcttttttctttttggagacTGCAATCCCACTTTGTAGCATGATACAAATGATTTGATGGGATATGTGTTACTTATCATCTTCTGTCACAACAATAACTAAATGATAGCTTTAGTCCATGCCATGAAATAAGATACCAGTAAATTTACCAGCATGTTCCAAAGTAAATTCATAATTTTACTCAAAAAAATAGAATCTTTTCCATGATTCAATGTTGGAATAGCCGAGGGTCTATAAGAAACAGcttctctaccccacaaaggtaggggtaaggtctgcataccccccaccctccccagaccccacttgtgggacgcACTGGGTATGCTGTTGTAGTGCCCCCACCCATCAAAGATGCAAAAGAAACCATAAAGATGAATTGTATGTGAGCATTGAACAATTGGGATCATGGGATGCTTCCTTAATTGGTTAGTGTCCTAAATTTGGAAGTGTATGTCTGACGATCAGGACAGTGGACAGAAAGGAAGGTTTATATCACTCTGTAACTGCAACATTGCGTCTCAAGTGAAGTtatcagaagaagaagtcactGCAGAAATATTTAGTCTCAAGATGGATAATTAAAAAAGAGCATCTATATCTAATATCCgattataaataataattaaatagtaTGTTTTTACCAGATAAGCACGGAATGCTGTCTGAATCTTAATAGCTGCTCTGTCCTCAATAGGCATTCCCAGTTCTCTCTGATTCTTGATCAAGTCACCATTGATTATTTTAGAAGGCTCTTTCCGAAGGGGATCATCTCCTTTGCATCCATTAGAATTTTTGATCGCTTTTGTTCCCTGTCtcaaagtaaaaatatgaatcCAGTTGATCTTACACAGTACTGGTGACTCTAAATAAAGAATACAATTTTTGTTTGAAGCACCATACAGACATCTTAATTTGTGGTCTTAAGAGCTAAGAGTAAAATTTTTGTCTGAAGCACCATACAGAAGTCCTTGATCCATTCAGCCCAAAACAAaggtaaaaggaaaaagagagaaaaaggagagaaaacaACAAAGTCTTAACGTCGGTAATCAGAGACAGCAGCCTGCTTTTTCTAAGAGCCTAAATACACTGTTAATCAAGCACCTTCCCTTTCTTGTCCACCATTACTATCAAATTATGTAATTCTATTAATGAGTATGGACATCTAAGGCAAGTTCATTAGCGAGAAGAGACAACTATGAATGCTTACCTTTAATTTTTTCGATCTCCCATCCTTTGCTTTTCTCATACCAATTACATTCTTAAGCCAGTCTGCAGAACCCATTGGAGATGCCTGTTATAGATGTTTTACTCAGCTGCAGATCATAACAAATGGAACATGAAATAGTATTAGTTTTGAAAATATCCAGATTGAGGGTTTATTATTTTACATAAGCCACGCTCTAATATTCTCTTTCATCAGAAGGTGAATTAGAAAGTAGATATTTCAAATGGTTGCATTATCCATGAAAATGTTCATTCAACTGATCAAATTGACAACAAGAAGCCCTTTTACCATACAAAAGCCTATGGACAACGCTAATCGTCGGAAAATTTGGATTGCCTAATAGATGATTTGACTTAATTTCGATCAGaaataaaacataataggtTTATATTGGATTTCTGTTGCCTTTAAAGGCTTGATGATAGTCTTTTAAATATATCTGACTGACTTTAAAGTTTAAAGCAGCAACAAATTCTTAATCATTTGCCCGTGTAGACTTTGGTGTTTACTTCGCATTTCTCATTGGGGGTCTGCAGGGAGGTGAGAAATTATGGTTGACTACAACTCTAGAAGGAAAATGTGTGATCACTTCTTCCTAAAATCAGGCCATTATATTTGTGAATACATTACTTTAAATCTTTAGGTGAACTACAACTGTCTAAGGTAATTATCTGGACTAAACTCTGCCGATCTTAGGTTATATTACCATAACAAGATATAAGTGCTTCTTAATACTCAAGGCACTATTAAAGGACAAGTAGAATAACTAAATATAGATAGTCAGTAAATGAGAGTGACAGAATGGTGTCGTgagccaaaaaaattattcccaTAAACTCACATACGCATTCAAATTAGTCATTCTATATAATCAATTATGAATGAAAAGCAACAGGAAGTCACAAAGAGAAGTTGCAACAATTCAAATACACATACACAAAGAGAAGTTGCAACAATTCAAATACACATAGCTTATTACCTATTCATGACCTAGGAATATACCACTGATCTAAAAGCATCCATCTAGTTTATGGTAATGTACCAAAAAAAAGCTCAACAAATTACCAAAatcattttaattttgaatatGCACTCTCAATCTACAAGTCCATTCAATGCAAAAAATCATCTCCTAATTTGACTTCTACTACCAAATCCTAAAACCTTTAAACACATTTACTAACAGAAACAATATAAAGGGCCAATCTTTTGATGGTTTTTTTCCCATTAATAGAAAGATTCTAATTTCTCTCAgatatttcaagaaaatgaatagCACCCACACACATAATTCCACCATAGactaagaaaaacaaataaaaatgcaAACTTTATACAAGAAACCATACCAGAGAAAAACCCTTCACTCGGAGGTTTAGCTATAGCCCTTTCTAGCAAATGGGGTATTTCTAAAATGCAAAGAAAAAACAGaataaaaagaggaaaaatcaaGTGCCAGAGTAGTGATGgcagtgggaaaaaaaaaaaacaggatgagtagaagagaagaaatacttgagaaagatgacattaaaagaataaaaaagaaagaaaaaacaaaaggtTGGTAC from Lycium ferocissimum isolate CSIRO_LF1 chromosome 2, AGI_CSIRO_Lferr_CH_V1, whole genome shotgun sequence includes:
- the LOC132044550 gene encoding protein IQ-DOMAIN 9-like; protein product: MGSADWLKNVIGMRKAKDGRSKKLKGTKAIKNSNGCKGDDPLRKEPSKIINGDLIKNQRELGMPIEDRAAIKIQTAFRAYLARKTLRRLKGNTRLQSLTQRPSVKKQASSALNYIRSWNTMQTEIRARRAHMVMEGHLKQKKQENQLKLEAKLQNVEIEWSGGPQTMEVIVARIHQREEAAMKRERAMAYAFSHQWRANSNPVFGSGNNEMGKANWGWSWTDRWVAARPWESRVPVHASPKKVNDKASKTTKSTTSPTKKTPVSVKLISPNAKGTVKAKKSNEVAAQKVRSKVKEAGSEKQEVEVEAN